A section of the Longimicrobium sp. genome encodes:
- a CDS encoding GAF domain-containing protein has product MAEYTFVVDKTGELRMDAAAKAERYALVTEQIRATLEGERDLLAGMVSIVCLLHNAFPYYFWTGFYRRVAERMLLVGPYQGSMGCLWIPFERGVCGAAAREGRTLIVEDVNTFPGHIACDSASMSEIVVPVWDARDRLIAVLDVDSTIPAAFDEVDREHLEAIIALLRDKEALPVVTA; this is encoded by the coding sequence ATGGCCGAATACACATTCGTAGTCGACAAAACCGGCGAGCTGCGCATGGACGCGGCGGCGAAGGCGGAGCGGTATGCCCTCGTAACCGAGCAGATCCGCGCGACGCTGGAGGGCGAGCGGGACCTGCTGGCGGGGATGGTGTCCATCGTGTGCCTCCTCCACAACGCGTTCCCGTACTACTTCTGGACGGGCTTCTACCGGCGCGTCGCGGAGCGGATGCTGCTCGTGGGGCCGTACCAGGGGTCGATGGGATGCCTCTGGATCCCGTTCGAGCGCGGGGTGTGCGGCGCTGCGGCGCGCGAGGGAAGGACGCTGATCGTGGAGGACGTGAACACGTTCCCCGGCCACATCGCCTGCGACTCCGCATCGATGTCCGAGATCGTGGTGCCGGTGTGGGACGCGCGGGACCGCCTGATCGCGGTGCTCGACGTCGACAGCACCATCCCCGCCGCCTTCGACGAGGTGGACCGCGAGCACCTGGAGGCGATCATCGCCCTGCTGCGCGACAAGGAGGCGCTGCCGGTGGTCACAGCGTGA
- a CDS encoding DUF3667 domain-containing protein encodes MTQTAPVAPEASSPDRRAAPARACPNCGTWVDDRFCPSCGQRNAERLVSVRRILTDTLEDQLALNAALPRTLGALIFRPGLLTREYVAGRIARYLPPFRLYLVSSVVFFVALSGIANADRMWRDAAPRVRQWEAQHPGERPQNINLGFDTLSAPGWTRPLARRILRQQDKLNAMAPLESLRLQMESFNRNAPRATFFLVPAFAGVLHLLYLRRRKMYVEHLVFALHVQSFAFLVAAAGLMVPYTVPGRNRVVGLILLGYLLWAMKVSYGQGWPKTLLKYAAVVVCYGSILGGTIVALTLISLLTL; translated from the coding sequence ATGACCCAGACCGCTCCCGTCGCACCCGAAGCGAGCTCGCCTGACCGGCGCGCCGCTCCCGCGCGGGCGTGCCCCAACTGCGGGACGTGGGTGGACGACCGCTTCTGCCCGAGTTGCGGACAGCGCAACGCGGAGCGGCTGGTGTCGGTGCGCCGCATCCTCACCGACACGCTGGAGGACCAGCTCGCCCTCAACGCGGCCCTCCCACGCACGTTGGGAGCGCTCATCTTCCGCCCCGGCCTGCTCACGCGGGAGTACGTGGCGGGGCGAATCGCGCGGTACCTGCCGCCCTTTCGCCTGTACCTGGTCTCCAGCGTCGTCTTCTTCGTGGCGCTCTCGGGCATCGCCAACGCGGACCGCATGTGGCGCGACGCCGCCCCGCGCGTCCGCCAGTGGGAGGCGCAGCACCCCGGCGAGCGGCCCCAGAACATCAACCTCGGCTTCGACACCCTGAGTGCGCCCGGCTGGACGCGCCCGCTGGCCCGGCGCATCCTGCGCCAGCAGGACAAGCTCAACGCGATGGCTCCCCTGGAGTCGCTGCGTCTGCAGATGGAGAGCTTCAACCGCAACGCGCCGCGCGCCACCTTCTTCCTGGTCCCCGCCTTCGCCGGCGTGCTGCACCTCCTCTACCTGCGCCGGCGGAAGATGTACGTCGAGCACCTCGTCTTCGCGCTCCACGTGCAGTCGTTCGCCTTTCTCGTCGCCGCGGCGGGGCTGATGGTCCCGTACACGGTGCCGGGGCGCAACCGCGTCGTCGGGCTGATCCTGCTCGGGTACCTGTTGTGGGCGATGAAGGTGTCGTACGGGCAGGGATGGCCGAAGACGCTCCTGAAGTACGCCGCCGTGGTCGTGTGCTACGGCTCCATCCTCGGCGGGACGATCGTGGCGCTGACGTTGATCTCGCTGCTCACGCTGTGA
- a CDS encoding cupin domain-containing protein, whose amino-acid sequence MGDTSVMKVSSTSSPTGEHGQKYLATGVSLSMRLWENAPPEDDKEPVARDYEVVGFVISGRAELHTEGQMLILEPGDSWTVPRGATHTYRILEPFTALEATHPPFQVHGRDAG is encoded by the coding sequence ATGGGCGACACCAGCGTGATGAAGGTCAGCTCCACGAGCTCGCCAACCGGCGAGCATGGACAGAAGTACCTCGCGACCGGCGTCTCCCTCTCCATGCGCCTGTGGGAGAACGCGCCCCCGGAGGACGACAAGGAGCCGGTGGCCCGCGACTACGAGGTGGTGGGCTTCGTCATCAGCGGGCGCGCGGAGCTGCACACGGAAGGGCAGATGCTCATCCTGGAGCCCGGCGACTCGTGGACGGTGCCCCGCGGCGCCACCCACACCTACCGCATCCTGGAGCCCTTCACCGCCCTCGAGGCGACCCACCCGCCGTTCCAGGTGCACGGGCGCGACGCGGGGTAG
- a CDS encoding ATP-binding protein, whose product MTDPPATPGARILRALLRVPLFYKILIANAALVLLGAVLGSTLTAAYVRAKPGGSILDLASAFALAGVGATVLVNAVILRLALQPLELLERSAARVQAGDLDARAPVSPMADRELEQLTRTFNGSLDAAAAYRARLREVAARALYAAEEERKRIARELHDETAQLLAALLIRIRVLRNADPEALERLLDDMRREIGAALEGVRRFARGLRPPALDELGLVPAIESHVRSVSEIAGLRVRLEAEPVDGALTPEGELAVYRIVQEALSNVVRHAAATLATVRLRREEEQLVVTVEDDGRGFDAARVRSADSGGLGLFGMSERASYLGGRVEVKSTPGAGTRVCAEIPLAEARA is encoded by the coding sequence ATGACCGATCCGCCCGCGACGCCCGGAGCGCGCATCCTGCGCGCGCTCCTCCGCGTTCCGCTCTTCTACAAGATCCTCATCGCCAACGCGGCGCTGGTGCTGCTGGGCGCCGTGCTGGGGAGCACGCTGACGGCGGCGTACGTGCGCGCCAAGCCAGGGGGCTCCATCCTGGACCTGGCGAGCGCCTTCGCGCTGGCCGGCGTGGGGGCCACCGTGCTCGTGAACGCCGTCATCCTGCGCCTTGCGCTGCAGCCGCTGGAGCTGCTGGAGCGGAGCGCGGCGCGCGTGCAGGCCGGAGACCTGGACGCGCGCGCCCCCGTCTCCCCCATGGCGGACCGCGAGCTGGAGCAGCTCACCCGCACCTTCAACGGCTCGCTCGACGCCGCGGCGGCCTACCGCGCACGCCTGCGCGAGGTGGCGGCGCGCGCCCTGTACGCGGCCGAGGAGGAGCGGAAGCGCATCGCCCGCGAGCTGCACGACGAGACGGCGCAGCTCCTGGCCGCGCTCCTCATCCGCATCCGGGTGCTGCGCAACGCCGATCCGGAGGCGCTGGAAAGGCTGCTGGACGACATGCGGCGCGAGATCGGGGCGGCGCTGGAGGGGGTGCGCCGCTTCGCCCGCGGACTGCGGCCACCCGCCCTCGACGAGCTGGGGCTGGTGCCCGCCATCGAATCGCACGTCCGCTCCGTGTCCGAGATCGCCGGGCTGCGCGTGCGGCTGGAGGCGGAGCCGGTGGACGGCGCACTGACGCCCGAAGGCGAGCTTGCGGTGTACAGGATCGTGCAGGAAGCGCTCTCCAACGTCGTGCGCCACGCCGCCGCCACCCTCGCCACCGTGCGACTGCGGCGGGAGGAGGAGCAGCTCGTGGTGACGGTGGAGGACGACGGGCGCGGCTTCGACGCGGCGCGGGTGAGGAGCGCGGATTCGGGAGGGCTGGGGCTATTCGGAATGAGCGAGCGCGCGTCGTACCTGGGCGGGCGCGTGGAGGTGAAGAGCACCCCCGGCGCCGGCACGCGCGTCTGCGCCGAGATCCCGCTGGCGGAGGCGCGCGCGTGA